One window from the genome of Gemmatimonadota bacterium encodes:
- a CDS encoding ABC transporter permease — translation MQTPGTTTLPMLRILLGSQQTGLILVILLLGAVLSVFAGYHVDRTTGELVNNFLNSRTLMQTATDASFFVIMAVGATMVIISGGIDLSVGSIYALSGVITAMVLRAMAPESPFAVVALAVVTCVSLGVLCGLLNGVMVVGLRVHPFIVSLGTMWVFRGIAFVASEAESILVPQSLTDAIKLSFGSDALYPMPMIIMLLITAAGAVYLSKTVMGRHIFAVGGNVEAGRYAGLRIDRILVGVYVISGLTAGIAALVGSSYYGSASCADATGYELYVIASAVVGGASLRGGRGSAVNAMLGAMLIVLIRQSIRTLHLDQNYEWVVIGCAIIVAVVLDQVNRRLTARRLAGADRSVTV, via the coding sequence ATGCAAACGCCCGGAACGACGACCCTGCCGATGCTACGAATCCTGCTTGGTTCCCAGCAAACGGGACTGATTCTCGTCATCCTGCTGCTCGGTGCGGTACTCTCCGTTTTCGCGGGGTATCACGTAGACCGCACCACGGGCGAACTCGTCAACAATTTCCTGAATTCCCGTACGCTGATGCAGACGGCCACGGACGCCAGTTTCTTCGTGATCATGGCCGTCGGGGCGACCATGGTGATCATCTCCGGAGGGATCGATCTCTCGGTCGGATCGATTTACGCCCTTTCCGGCGTGATCACCGCCATGGTCCTGCGGGCCATGGCTCCCGAAAGTCCCTTCGCGGTGGTCGCGCTGGCCGTCGTGACCTGCGTCAGCCTGGGCGTGCTTTGCGGCCTGCTGAACGGGGTGATGGTGGTCGGACTCCGCGTGCACCCCTTTATCGTCTCGCTCGGCACGATGTGGGTTTTCCGCGGCATCGCTTTCGTGGCCAGCGAGGCGGAGAGCATACTCGTGCCGCAGTCCCTGACCGACGCGATCAAGCTGTCCTTCGGTTCCGACGCCCTCTATCCCATGCCCATGATCATCATGCTCCTCATCACGGCCGCCGGCGCCGTTTATCTGTCCAAAACCGTCATGGGCCGCCATATTTTCGCCGTGGGCGGCAACGTGGAGGCTGGCCGCTACGCCGGGCTGCGGATCGACCGGATCCTGGTCGGCGTATACGTGATTTCAGGACTCACCGCGGGTATCGCCGCGCTGGTGGGCAGCAGCTACTATGGCTCGGCCTCCTGCGCCGATGCCACGGGTTACGAACTCTACGTGATCGCTTCCGCGGTCGTCGGCGGCGCGAGCCTTCGCGGCGGTCGGGGTAGCGCGGTCAACGCCATGCTCGGCGCCATGTTGATCGTCCTGATCCGCCAGTCCATCCGCACCCTGCACCTTGACCAGAACTACGAATGGGTCGTGATCGGTTGCGCGATCATCGTCGCCGTCGTCCTCGACCAGGTGAACCGCCGGCTCACGGCACGCAGACTGGCCGGAGCGGATCGGTCCGTGACCGTATAG
- a CDS encoding sugar ABC transporter substrate-binding protein yields MKPLKSTLRSLYALTGLAMLTVGLSLVAAGCGGTPPPDDNRLVISMIAKSTTNPVFLSSRTGAEAAARELSEAHGVDIVIDWRTPPTEDGQVQAQRIAQAVNEGADVVLISCSDAAKVTGAINDAVDRGVPVMTFDSDAPDSKRFAFFGVDDIKTGGLIMGELAKAMDGRGRVAILAGNQNAPNLRKRVEGVLQKAAEYPEISIVGTFYHIETPQDAAAEVVRVNNAYPDIEGWAMVGGWALFTQTLLTDLDPERMKIISVDALPPQLTYIEQGIVPVLWGQPTYLWGYESVRLIVEKIHLEQDVPVINPLELVHVSRENLGEWAAMLQGWGFTDVPERYLQMDEQPASDD; encoded by the coding sequence ATGAAACCCCTGAAGAGTACGCTACGGTCGTTGTACGCGCTGACCGGGCTGGCCATGCTGACCGTGGGCCTGTCCTTGGTTGCCGCAGGGTGTGGTGGAACCCCGCCGCCGGACGACAACCGGCTCGTGATTTCCATGATCGCCAAGAGCACGACCAATCCCGTGTTCCTGTCTTCCCGAACCGGCGCGGAGGCGGCGGCCAGGGAGTTGTCGGAAGCGCACGGCGTCGACATCGTGATCGACTGGCGAACGCCGCCGACGGAGGACGGCCAGGTACAGGCGCAGCGTATCGCGCAGGCCGTGAACGAGGGCGCCGACGTGGTCCTTATCTCCTGCTCGGACGCCGCCAAGGTCACGGGCGCTATCAATGACGCGGTGGACCGGGGCGTGCCGGTCATGACCTTTGACAGCGACGCGCCGGACTCGAAGCGGTTCGCCTTCTTCGGCGTGGACGACATCAAGACCGGCGGCCTGATCATGGGGGAACTGGCCAAAGCGATGGACGGCAGGGGTCGCGTGGCCATCCTCGCGGGCAACCAGAACGCGCCGAACCTGCGCAAGCGGGTGGAAGGCGTGCTGCAGAAGGCCGCCGAGTATCCTGAGATTTCGATCGTGGGGACCTTCTATCACATCGAAACCCCCCAGGACGCCGCCGCCGAAGTCGTGCGCGTCAACAACGCCTATCCGGATATCGAGGGATGGGCCATGGTCGGCGGATGGGCGCTCTTCACGCAGACCCTGCTGACCGACCTGGATCCCGAGCGCATGAAGATCATCTCGGTAGACGCGCTGCCGCCCCAGCTGACCTACATCGAACAGGGCATCGTACCCGTGTTGTGGGGACAGCCGACCTACCTGTGGGGGTACGAATCCGTACGCCTGATCGTCGAGAAGATCCACCTGGAGCAGGATGTGCCCGTGATCAACCCGCTCGAACTGGTCCACGTGTCCCGGGAGAACCTCGGCGAATGGGCGGCAATGCTCCAGGGGTGGGGATTCACCGACGTGCCGGAACGGTACCTGCAGATGGATGAACAACCCGCCTCGGACGACTGA
- a CDS encoding DNA-binding protein, giving the protein MSEKTLFLAWQDKRPQETRPSRAWFPVGQLDAVVDRPLYRFRYIYGAKRAQQDAGFTPLLDFPEFSGDYQSNELFPLFQNRVMNRARPDFGEYLQSLDLHGEADPIEILSRSGGQRVTDTYEVFPKIEKQADGSFNCRFFLHGWRHINPSAQQRLDRLNDGEELYVTLELTNPATQVAVQIQTTDYHMIGWAPRYLVEDLVQAMAEVPSYEARVVQVNPLPVPSKQRVLVEMSGQWIEHSPMSGDDFKPLVF; this is encoded by the coding sequence ATGAGTGAAAAAACCCTTTTTCTGGCGTGGCAGGACAAACGTCCTCAGGAGACTCGTCCAAGTCGAGCATGGTTCCCCGTGGGACAGCTTGACGCCGTTGTTGATCGTCCATTATACCGATTCCGTTACATTTACGGTGCGAAACGAGCACAGCAAGACGCTGGATTCACACCTCTTCTTGATTTTCCTGAATTTAGTGGGGATTACCAGTCCAACGAACTGTTTCCGTTGTTTCAGAATCGCGTTATGAATCGTGCCAGACCCGACTTCGGAGAATACCTGCAGAGTCTCGATTTACATGGAGAGGCAGATCCCATCGAGATTCTATCGAGGAGCGGAGGACAAAGAGTAACTGATACTTACGAAGTGTTTCCCAAAATCGAAAAGCAGGCCGATGGGAGTTTTAACTGCCGATTCTTTTTACATGGATGGCGTCATATTAATCCGTCTGCACAACAACGACTTGACCGGTTAAACGATGGTGAAGAATTGTATGTAACACTGGAGCTAACCAATCCTGCTACTCAGGTGGCTGTTCAGATTCAAACTACCGATTACCATATGATTGGATGGGCACCAAGGTATCTAGTCGAAGATTTAGTCCAAGCGATGGCAGAAGTTCCCAGTTACGAAGCCAGAGTCGTGCAGGTTAATCCGCTGCCAGTACCTTCCAAGCAACGCGTGCTGGTTGAGATGAGTGGGCAATGGATTGAGCACAGCCCAATGAGTGGAGACGACTTCAAACCATTGGTATTCTAG
- a CDS encoding sugar ABC transporter ATP-binding protein, with protein sequence MDHNRPNPYIEFDRITKRFPGVTALDEVTFGIEAGTCHAVVGENGAGKSTLGRILTGIYGLDGGQIRIDGRPVQLVEPGDALDLGIGMVHQELVFCENLSVAENLCLGNLPVRGGFVSDRKMEDRARHLLSAIEVDMDVETPIGKLPVAQQQLVQIAAALGSGARVIVFDEPTSSLSHVEAERLRENIRHLKSKGVTSIYISHDLDEIFRLCDVVTVLRDGRHVATRPVAELDRPSLINLMIGRTFEAYFPSHVDTEPGREKLAVEGLSSPGRFEDVSFSVRSGEVLALAGLVGAGRTEVLQAVFGLDPMATGRISVSGRPARIRHPIDAMRSGIGLVPEDRKRFGLVLSLRVDQNIGLPTLASRSDFGWIRGSREEDLAREYVRRLSVRPDNVRYDTAGLSGGNQQKVVLAKWLAANCPILLIDEPTRGVDVGAKSEMHALIDQLAHEGTAIVLVSSELPEVLNLSTRILVLRSGRVAGELSRDEADQGAVMRMMAGV encoded by the coding sequence ATGGACCACAACCGACCGAATCCCTATATCGAATTCGACCGGATCACCAAGCGGTTTCCCGGCGTGACGGCTCTCGACGAAGTGACTTTCGGCATCGAGGCGGGTACCTGCCATGCCGTGGTCGGCGAGAACGGCGCCGGCAAGAGCACGTTGGGCCGCATCCTGACCGGCATTTATGGCCTCGACGGCGGACAGATCCGCATCGACGGCCGGCCCGTGCAGCTTGTTGAACCGGGAGACGCCCTGGACCTGGGTATCGGCATGGTCCACCAGGAGCTTGTTTTCTGCGAGAACCTGTCCGTCGCCGAGAACCTCTGCCTGGGGAACCTGCCGGTCCGGGGCGGGTTCGTCTCCGACCGGAAGATGGAAGACCGCGCCCGTCATCTGCTGTCGGCGATCGAGGTCGACATGGACGTGGAGACGCCCATCGGAAAACTGCCGGTAGCCCAGCAGCAGCTCGTCCAGATCGCGGCGGCCCTGGGCAGCGGCGCCCGTGTGATCGTCTTCGACGAGCCGACCAGCAGCCTCTCCCACGTGGAGGCCGAACGGCTTCGGGAGAACATCCGTCATCTCAAGTCGAAGGGGGTGACGTCCATCTACATCTCCCACGATCTGGACGAGATCTTCCGCTTGTGCGACGTCGTGACGGTGCTTCGAGACGGACGGCACGTGGCCACACGGCCGGTCGCCGAACTCGACCGGCCGTCATTGATCAACCTCATGATCGGCCGCACCTTCGAGGCCTACTTCCCCTCCCACGTGGACACCGAGCCCGGCAGAGAGAAGCTGGCCGTGGAAGGCCTGTCGAGTCCCGGCAGGTTCGAGGACGTGTCTTTCTCGGTGAGGTCAGGGGAGGTCCTTGCTCTGGCCGGCCTGGTGGGCGCCGGCCGAACCGAAGTGCTGCAGGCTGTGTTCGGGCTGGACCCCATGGCCACGGGCAGGATCAGCGTTTCCGGCCGGCCGGCGAGGATCCGTCATCCGATCGACGCCATGCGGTCGGGCATCGGTCTCGTGCCCGAAGACCGCAAGCGGTTCGGTCTCGTCCTGTCGCTCCGCGTAGACCAGAATATCGGGTTGCCCACCCTGGCCAGCCGTTCCGATTTCGGATGGATCCGCGGCAGCCGGGAAGAAGACCTGGCCCGGGAATACGTGAGGCGGCTGTCGGTGCGGCCCGACAATGTCCGGTACGACACGGCGGGCCTGTCGGGCGGCAATCAGCAGAAGGTGGTCCTGGCCAAGTGGCTGGCCGCGAACTGCCCAATCCTGCTCATCGACGAACCCACCCGGGGGGTGGACGTGGGCGCCAAGTCGGAGATGCACGCCCTCATCGATCAACTGGCCCATGAAGGCACGGCCATCGTGCTCGTGTCCAGCGAACTGCCGGAAGTGCTCAACCTGTCGACGCGGATTCTTGTACTGCGCTCAGGGCGTGTAGCCGGGGAACTCTCCCGCGATGAGGCGGATCAGGGTGCGGTGATGCGGATGATGGCGGGAGTGTAG